Proteins encoded within one genomic window of Brassica rapa cultivar Chiifu-401-42 chromosome A09, CAAS_Brap_v3.01, whole genome shotgun sequence:
- the LOC103841645 gene encoding uncharacterized protein LOC103841645, giving the protein MGLISTTKETKNSGRGMGLLLVFFPDHTDVSPSSSSSSSPATTLFRTRSSRLLLSKAQSTISICILLLLLTLFLFTLSTFEPSSGFPAVSHRRFLLTRDVVPRTTRGVINNRNRNRFALQGMGTLFLRGTKSMHDLIVAHIASDTTEEDLRLFVRLLHRSGVTSRSDVVLLSNSKRFDRLIEEENHSFLKLVDLYRNSNQTDSVWGFNLSRFMKNQSKNDTSEPIWGKKTHRANNETESLTHGSVVGFDVAELDPENSLSGFMDHVPIALRRWACYPMLLGRVRRSFKHVMLVDAKTSLFLADPLTRIRNRSPETVLFFSKHKKTSEVNPAVMIGGARGIRRLSSAMHTEIVRATMQQQRKKKSSASESVVLSQLVGNVHMTKGFEVVGPSESIAEASSLAELRTRNSAASSIKEHDIIQRGNILAAAIMKRICSASQLDSSVYSYC; this is encoded by the coding sequence ATGGGTTTGATATCAACAACGAAAGAGACGAAGAATAGCGGAAGAGGAATGGGCTTGCTCTTAGTCTTCTTCCCTGACCACACCGAcgtctctccttcttcttcttcttcttcatctccggCAACAACACTCTTCCGCACCAGATCTTCCCGCCTCCTCCTCTCCAAAGCTCAATCCACAATCTCAATCtgcatcctcctcctcctcctcaccctcttcctcttcacccTCTCCACCTTCGAGCCTTCCTCCGGCTTCCCCGCCGTTTCCCACCGTCGCTTCCTCCTCACTCGCGACGTCGTCCCCAGAACTACTCGAGGCGTTATCaacaaccgcaaccgcaaccgcttcGCTCTCCAGGGGATGGGCACTCTGTTTCTCAGAGGAACCAAGAGCATGCACGATCTCATCGTCGCTCATATCGCCTCCGATACGACGGAGGAAGATCTCCGCCTCTTCGTCCGGCTGCTACACCGCTCCGGAGTCACTTCCCGATCCGACGTCGTTTTACTATCCAACTCCAAGAGGTTCGATAGATTGATCGAAGAAGAGAACCACTCGTTCTTAAAACTCGTCGACTTGTACCGGAACTCGAATCAAACCGACTCGGTTTGGGGGTTTAATCTCTCCCGGTTTATGAAGAACCAATCGAAGAACGACACGTCTGAGCCTATTTGGGGGAAGAAGACTCACCGAGCTAATAACGAGACCGAGTCGTTGACTCACGGCTCGGTCGTGGGGTTCGACGTGGCCGAGTTAGACCCGGAAAACTCGCTATCCGGGTTTATGGACCACGTACCGATAGCCTTGAGGAGATGGGCCTGTTACCCAATGCTGTTGGGCCGAGTCAGACGCAGCTTCAAGCACGTGATGCTCGTCGACGCGAAGACCTCACTGTTCCTCGCCGATCCGTTAACCCGGATTCGTAATCGGAGCCCCGAGACAGTCCTCTTCTTCTCTAAACACAAGAAAACGTCGGAGGTTAACCCGGCGGTTATGATCGGAGGAGCGAGAGGGATCAGAAGGTTATCGAGCGCGATGCACACCGAGATCGTGAGGGCGACGATGCAGCAGCAGCGGAAGAAGAAGAGCTCGGCGTCGGAGTCCGTCGTGCTGAGTCAACTCGTGGGGAATGTTCACATGACGAAGGGATTTGAAGTGGTGGGACCGAGTGAGTCTATAGCGGAAGCGAGTTCGCTCGCTGAGTTGAGGACGAGAAACTCGGCGGCTTCGTCGATAAAGGAGCATGATATAATACAACGCGGTAATATTTTGGCGGCGGCTATTATGAAACGTATTTGTTCGGCTTCTCAGTTAGATTCTTCTGTCTATAGTTACTGTTAG